The following proteins are co-located in the Haliotis asinina isolate JCU_RB_2024 chromosome 13, JCU_Hal_asi_v2, whole genome shotgun sequence genome:
- the LOC137259419 gene encoding uncharacterized protein KIAA1958-like, whose translation MGAENLNLTLNFFLFEARKQDGGLYPSHILYGIYTSLQSAIRAKGCTVNMFEDKEFEDSRRCLDAVMRNRSAEGLGTGSRKLTETISLTEEEQLWQCGALGDDTPRKLLDTVLYLTGLHFALRGGKEHRTLRMSAKPQIMGPHTDGNGRKFLLYTEDVSKTNLGGLTQSKQTPMKVRTYENINKDRCYFSIFQKYRSLC comes from the exons ATGGGTGCTGAGAACCTTAATCTCACCTTGAATTTTTTCTTGTTCGAAGCCCGGAAACAAGACGGAGGGTTGTATCCATCGCATATATTGTATGGTATATACACCTCGTTACAAAGCGCCATCAGAGCAAAGGGATGTACAGTGAACATGTTTGAAGATAAGGAGTTTGAAGACAGCCGTCGATGTCTGGACGCAGTTATGCGCAATCGTTCTGCTGAGGGTCTAGGAACCGGAAGCCGGAAGCTAACAGAAACGATATCCCTCACTGAGGAAGAGCAGCTTTGGCAGTGTGGAGCTCTGGGAGACGACACCCCCAGAAAACTTCTAGATACAGTGCTGTATCTTACAG GATTGCACTTCGCTCTTCGAGGGGGTAAGGAACATAGGACCTTGAGGATGTCTGCCAAACCACAAATAATGGGACCTCATACGGATGGCAACGGCCGAAAGTTCCTTCTGTACACCGAAGATGTGTCAAAAACAAACCTTGGCGGGTTGACGCAGAGCAAACAAACTCCGATGAAAGTGCGGACCTATGAAAACATTAACAAGGACCGATGTTACTTCAGTATTTTCCAGAAGTACAGATCATTGTGTTGA